The following proteins are co-located in the Halococcus hamelinensis 100A6 genome:
- a CDS encoding GAF domain-containing protein, giving the protein MLINSYTPPSVLLVGTESWLSSVATSLEGTAETLHCAQTVEEGLGRLRNESCDISCIVSAYTIPDGDGISLLRAVRSTHAQLPVILYPRNGSESLASNAIAAGTTDYIVPSGDIPDLQLQERVEQVLTNAKREEDKIQQAEQFEIQFSDPLTATILLDSDGFIHRMNDTALELTDATSKSPKNKRLWDLPLWTQQRDIRNIRNSFEAAVLGMPQTLETTYDTPNGDSVVDLSIRAAPEGEKEARSVLVTMKNISERVELERDLRHSEQLHRVILNNMNETILIADDDGEFTYICPNVRFIFGYTAEEIEEIGTISELLGDGLFDTDDLDKKGIITNKEREVTDKYADEHTLLINIKRVSINGGTTLISCRDITTRKQREEALSTLHDLARELLYTESREEIAQSLVQHARRALPLEYIEYYSLDERTNVLHSSASSDSLKTPQKSDTRIELSEENVVSQAFLEGRLMITDEGIESPVIQPSDLRSSLAVPIGDEGVLFASSTTPDSLNDVVREITDLLGATAEAAFDRVQRDEKLHKRDRELQQRNRRLSKLNRINDIIREIDQELVTARTQEGIEYAVCERLTASDRFNFAWIGFPGESTGQVIPQAWAGRGMEYLNSTFSEDVPHEEPTAQAAETRQATVVSNIASKIHSETWRSEALAHGFRSALSLPLVHEEAFYGVVTVYASQQEAFDETTLSVLNELSETIAAAITAAKQRDALLSDTATELEYKTTDKESVLLQLARTADCAICFDEGLQQTSQGISAIAKVEQDSLDHLREAAISIVGVEDFRVISESTDGGASSVQLRFSNPFIATKLIDHGAILREISVNPEAMRLKIEVPHPTATRPINNILSNEFKDLSLITQYGRQRSNDIRDLARPQIFDQLTDRQLEVVRTAYLSGYFETPRESTGSEVAETLGVSPSAFSQLNRTVQRKIFSTLLEPES; this is encoded by the coding sequence GTGCTCATCAATTCCTATACCCCTCCCTCGGTACTTTTGGTTGGTACTGAAAGTTGGTTGAGTAGTGTTGCAACATCACTTGAAGGAACTGCTGAGACCTTACACTGCGCTCAAACGGTCGAGGAAGGCCTCGGTCGTCTGAGAAATGAATCATGTGACATTAGTTGTATCGTCAGCGCCTACACGATCCCGGACGGGGACGGAATATCGTTGCTTCGTGCCGTCCGTTCGACGCATGCTCAGCTTCCAGTAATTCTTTATCCGAGAAATGGTAGTGAAAGCCTTGCTAGCAATGCAATCGCTGCTGGAACAACTGACTACATCGTTCCCTCTGGTGATATTCCAGACTTGCAATTACAAGAGCGTGTAGAGCAAGTACTGACCAACGCGAAGAGAGAGGAAGACAAAATCCAACAAGCCGAACAGTTCGAAATACAGTTTAGTGACCCTCTTACTGCGACGATATTGCTTGATTCGGATGGGTTTATTCATCGAATGAACGATACTGCTCTCGAATTGACGGACGCTACCTCTAAGTCGCCAAAGAACAAGCGCCTCTGGGATCTCCCACTTTGGACACAACAGCGAGATATTCGTAATATTCGAAATTCGTTTGAGGCTGCTGTCTTAGGAATGCCACAAACATTGGAAACTACATACGATACTCCTAATGGCGATTCAGTCGTAGATCTCTCGATACGAGCAGCTCCTGAAGGAGAGAAAGAAGCTAGATCGGTTCTGGTGACAATGAAGAACATTTCCGAGCGTGTTGAGTTAGAGCGTGATCTTCGGCATTCCGAGCAGTTACACCGAGTTATACTCAACAATATGAATGAAACTATTCTTATTGCTGACGATGATGGTGAGTTCACGTACATCTGCCCTAACGTACGGTTTATTTTTGGTTACACTGCTGAAGAGATCGAAGAAATTGGAACTATCTCCGAATTACTGGGAGACGGTCTATTTGACACTGATGACCTCGATAAAAAAGGGATTATAACTAACAAAGAGCGAGAAGTGACAGACAAGTACGCCGACGAGCACACACTACTCATAAACATAAAACGGGTTTCAATCAACGGTGGGACAACACTCATCAGTTGCCGTGATATTACTACGCGAAAGCAGCGCGAAGAAGCACTCTCAACCCTTCATGATCTAGCTCGAGAGCTTCTTTATACGGAATCTCGCGAAGAGATTGCTCAGAGTCTTGTTCAGCATGCAAGACGAGCACTCCCTCTAGAGTACATCGAGTACTATTCATTAGATGAGCGAACAAATGTTCTCCACTCGTCAGCCAGTTCTGACTCACTGAAGACACCCCAGAAATCCGACACCAGGATAGAACTCTCTGAAGAAAACGTTGTCAGCCAAGCTTTCCTTGAGGGCAGATTGATGATTACCGATGAAGGAATAGAGAGCCCAGTCATTCAACCTAGTGATCTCAGGAGCTCGCTCGCAGTGCCAATAGGAGATGAAGGTGTGCTATTTGCAAGTTCAACCACACCGGATTCGCTAAACGATGTTGTTCGAGAAATAACAGATCTTCTTGGTGCAACTGCTGAGGCAGCATTTGATCGCGTACAACGAGATGAGAAACTCCATAAACGAGACCGCGAGTTGCAACAGCGGAATCGTCGACTCTCAAAGCTCAACCGGATAAACGATATTATTAGAGAAATCGACCAAGAACTCGTCACAGCCAGAACACAGGAGGGAATTGAGTACGCTGTTTGCGAGCGTCTCACAGCATCCGATCGGTTTAATTTCGCGTGGATCGGCTTCCCAGGCGAAAGTACCGGTCAGGTCATTCCTCAAGCGTGGGCCGGCCGAGGAATGGAGTATCTCAATTCTACATTTTCCGAAGATGTGCCACATGAGGAACCCACTGCTCAGGCAGCTGAAACACGACAGGCGACAGTAGTCTCAAATATCGCGAGTAAGATTCATTCAGAGACCTGGAGATCGGAAGCACTTGCTCATGGATTCCGTTCTGCTCTTAGCCTTCCCTTGGTCCATGAAGAAGCGTTCTACGGCGTTGTAACCGTCTATGCAAGCCAACAGGAGGCATTTGATGAAACCACGCTATCAGTACTTAACGAGTTGAGCGAAACGATCGCTGCGGCTATTACTGCAGCAAAGCAACGGGATGCACTTCTTAGTGATACTGCCACCGAGTTGGAGTACAAAACAACTGATAAAGAATCTGTTTTGCTCCAGCTTGCGCGTACAGCTGACTGTGCCATCTGTTTTGATGAAGGTCTCCAACAGACTTCCCAAGGGATATCAGCAATCGCTAAAGTTGAGCAAGATTCTCTCGACCACCTTCGCGAAGCGGCCATATCGATCGTCGGTGTTGAAGATTTCCGTGTGATTTCTGAATCGACTGATGGAGGTGCTTCAAGCGTTCAACTCCGATTCTCGAATCCCTTTATCGCGACTAAGCTCATTGATCATGGAGCTATCCTCCGTGAAATATCCGTGAATCCAGAAGCAATGCGCCTCAAAATAGAAGTCCCACATCCAACGGCCACTCGACCTATCAACAACATTCTCTCAAATGAGTTCAAAGACCTGTCTCTTATTACACAGTACGGACGGCAGCGTTCGAACGATATTCGTGATTTGGCTCGTCCACAAATCTTTGATCAACTTACTGACCGACAGTTAGAGGTTGTGAGGACAGCCTATCTGAGTGGGTATTTCGAAACGCCACGTGAGAGCACCGGCTCGGAGGTTGCAGAAACATTGGGGGTGTCTCCCTCTGCATTTTCCCAACTTAACCGTACCGTTCAACGAAAGATATTCTCAACTCTGCTTGAGCCAGAATCGTAA
- a CDS encoding rubrerythrin-like domain-containing protein gives MVTVPKDQSSEEEQETRSEVTRVWNVGYDPEGTSEYECLRCGELVLGESHPGDCPQCHSMLRNRSMSFE, from the coding sequence ATGGTCACTGTGCCAAAAGACCAGAGCTCCGAAGAAGAGCAAGAGACCCGTTCAGAAGTAACGCGTGTGTGGAACGTAGGTTACGACCCGGAGGGAACGTCCGAATATGAATGCCTCCGGTGTGGAGAGCTTGTCCTCGGAGAATCTCATCCAGGCGATTGCCCACAGTGTCACTCAATGCTTCGAAATCGCTCCATGTCCTTCGAATAA
- the gdhB gene encoding glutamate dehydrogenase GdhB: MSSETPQSAIKSTVSPPEQSNESAIETARQQLEQAAAHIDLNQGIAERLKHPRHVHRVSLPLERDNGELEVLTGYRVQHDSVRGPYKGGLRYHPEVSEAECTGLAMWMTWKTAVMDLPFGGAKGGVVVNPKSLSEGEKERLTRRLAQELRESIGPLQDIPAPDMGTDAQTMGWLMDAYSMQQGETSPGVVTGKPPVIGGSYGREEAPGRSVAIITREVCDYYNHPLEGATVAVQGFGSVGANAARLLDSWGATVIAVSDVNGVAYDGDGIDVQRIPSHDEEPESVTKYANEVLSAAKLFEIDVDVLIPAAVGNVITQDNADTLQADIIVEGANGPTTSIGDEILRERNIPVIPDILANAGGVTVSYFEWLQDINRRPWSLEEVNNELEKEMLTAWNEVRTEVEKRNVSWRDAAYIVALSRLAEAHEARGLWP, encoded by the coding sequence ATGTCATCAGAAACTCCCCAATCGGCAATAAAATCGACCGTCTCGCCACCCGAACAGAGTAATGAATCGGCCATTGAAACCGCTCGTCAGCAGTTAGAGCAGGCGGCTGCACATATCGACCTTAACCAAGGGATCGCTGAGCGACTAAAGCACCCTCGCCACGTCCACCGGGTGTCTCTTCCACTCGAACGTGATAATGGAGAACTCGAAGTACTGACCGGATATCGTGTCCAGCATGACAGTGTGCGCGGTCCGTACAAAGGGGGCCTCCGCTATCATCCTGAAGTTAGTGAGGCAGAATGTACTGGCCTAGCGATGTGGATGACGTGGAAGACTGCGGTTATGGATCTTCCATTCGGCGGCGCGAAGGGCGGTGTCGTTGTCAATCCAAAGTCCCTGAGCGAAGGAGAAAAAGAGCGGCTCACTCGTCGATTAGCGCAGGAGCTCCGGGAGAGCATCGGTCCCTTGCAAGACATTCCAGCACCAGATATGGGAACTGATGCTCAGACGATGGGCTGGCTCATGGATGCGTATAGTATGCAACAGGGGGAAACCTCACCTGGTGTCGTCACCGGCAAGCCACCAGTTATCGGCGGAAGCTATGGACGCGAGGAAGCACCTGGTCGGAGTGTTGCAATTATCACGCGAGAGGTTTGTGATTACTACAATCATCCTTTAGAAGGAGCGACAGTCGCTGTGCAGGGGTTTGGAAGTGTGGGTGCAAACGCTGCTCGATTACTCGATAGTTGGGGAGCGACCGTCATCGCGGTAAGCGACGTCAATGGTGTTGCATATGACGGTGATGGGATCGACGTTCAAAGAATCCCTTCGCATGATGAAGAGCCGGAATCAGTCACAAAATATGCGAACGAGGTTCTATCTGCAGCGAAATTATTCGAAATCGATGTAGATGTTCTCATTCCCGCTGCAGTTGGGAACGTCATCACTCAAGATAACGCGGATACGCTCCAAGCAGACATTATCGTAGAAGGGGCAAACGGCCCCACAACCTCCATAGGAGACGAAATTCTTAGAGAGCGCAATATCCCTGTCATCCCAGACATTCTCGCAAATGCTGGGGGTGTGACTGTCAGCTACTTCGAATGGCTACAGGATATCAATCGTCGACCATGGTCGCTTGAGGAGGTCAATAACGAACTAGAAAAGGAGATGTTGACCGCATGGAACGAAGTCAGAACGGAAGTTGAAAAGAGGAATGTATCGTGGCGTGATGCTGCATACATCGTTGCTCTTTCTCGTCTGGCAGAAGCCCACGAAGCCCGTGGTCTCTGGCCGTAA
- a CDS encoding MFS transporter — MKRVWDYRVTLVVLCTLAFFATMVARLVISPVVPEIVDTFDSSSGILGLALTGLWMAYAFVQFPSGVLADRYGERRIILAAVGLTTVVSGLLALSPSMPIFIALTLLLGGVAGLHYSVATTLLTRKLNNIGTAIGLHNSGAPLAGLIAPIAAAAVSQWLGWRAAIALGAVAALPVFILFQWKVRPTEPARPTQPMGDRFALKPVIELLSRRKIAFTALLAFLFEFIWQATASFLPTFLIAYHGYSVTFASTLFSTYFVIQGLTQPGIGSLSDRYGREEIGGLCAVLGIGGFGLLLIGSKLLVLLVGIILVGVSMGWGAALLPRFVDNLSSAERGAGFGLVRTTYMMMSATGSVVIGTIADAAGWGVAFGTFLVFLLVICLLLAGNRMLDLGF; from the coding sequence GTGAAGCGAGTATGGGACTATCGAGTTACTCTCGTTGTACTCTGTACGCTGGCGTTTTTCGCGACAATGGTCGCTCGATTGGTCATCAGTCCAGTAGTGCCGGAAATCGTCGATACATTCGATTCCTCAAGCGGTATCCTTGGACTGGCTCTGACTGGTCTCTGGATGGCGTACGCGTTTGTGCAGTTTCCGAGCGGTGTTCTCGCTGACCGATACGGCGAGCGACGTATCATCCTCGCCGCAGTTGGACTCACAACAGTCGTCAGTGGCCTGCTTGCACTCTCGCCATCGATGCCTATTTTCATCGCCCTTACACTCCTTTTAGGCGGTGTTGCAGGGCTGCACTATAGCGTTGCAACGACACTCCTTACCCGGAAACTGAACAACATCGGCACTGCGATCGGTCTCCACAATTCCGGTGCACCACTCGCTGGGTTGATAGCTCCAATCGCAGCGGCAGCTGTGAGTCAGTGGCTTGGCTGGCGGGCTGCAATCGCCCTCGGAGCTGTGGCCGCCTTACCAGTATTCATTCTCTTTCAGTGGAAAGTACGCCCAACAGAACCCGCACGGCCCACACAGCCAATGGGTGATCGGTTCGCGCTCAAACCGGTCATCGAGTTGCTCTCCCGGCGAAAAATTGCGTTCACTGCTCTGCTGGCGTTTTTATTCGAGTTTATTTGGCAGGCGACAGCATCGTTTCTTCCGACGTTTCTGATCGCGTATCATGGGTACTCGGTAACGTTCGCTAGTACGCTGTTTTCGACATACTTCGTAATACAGGGACTCACACAACCCGGAATTGGATCGCTATCGGATCGATACGGTCGTGAAGAGATTGGGGGGCTGTGTGCAGTTCTCGGGATCGGGGGATTCGGACTGCTCCTTATTGGATCGAAGTTACTAGTTCTGCTCGTTGGAATCATTCTCGTTGGCGTCTCGATGGGATGGGGTGCAGCACTCCTCCCGCGTTTTGTAGATAACCTTTCGAGTGCCGAGCGAGGTGCTGGATTCGGTCTCGTGCGGACGACCTATATGATGATGAGTGCAACTGGGAGCGTCGTCATAGGAACGATCGCGGATGCTGCTGGTTGGGGAGTCGCTTTTGGGACATTTCTCGTGTTTCTCCTGGTGATTTGCCTGTTACTTGCCGGCAATCGGATGCTTGATCTCGGCTTCTGA
- a CDS encoding SDR family oxidoreductase produces the protein MKGVKEGVAVVTGAGSGIGRQSALRFAEEGASVVVADIFEDGGNETVEMIQEKEGKATFIRTDVTEQEDVDQMVQEAIDQYGRLDFAHNNAGVEGDSVLLAEHSEENWDQVIGVNLKGVWRCMKREIPEMLKQGKGSIVNTASISGLTGSGGSPYVASKHGVIGLTRKATLDYADENIRINAVCPGVIDTPMVQRAGEADPEMMEQITAGVPAGRLGTPEEIAQAVVWLCSDDSSFVMGHPLTIDGGLTVQ, from the coding sequence ATGAAAGGAGTAAAGGAGGGAGTAGCGGTCGTGACCGGAGCGGGGTCGGGAATCGGACGGCAATCAGCACTGCGCTTTGCTGAAGAGGGGGCTAGCGTGGTCGTCGCCGACATCTTCGAAGACGGTGGAAATGAAACCGTTGAGATGATTCAAGAAAAAGAGGGAAAGGCAACATTCATTCGAACAGATGTTACTGAGCAGGAAGATGTCGACCAGATGGTGCAAGAAGCCATTGACCAATATGGGCGACTCGATTTTGCTCACAACAATGCTGGGGTCGAAGGCGATAGCGTTCTGCTGGCTGAACACTCTGAGGAGAACTGGGATCAGGTAATTGGTGTCAACCTGAAAGGCGTCTGGCGATGTATGAAGCGCGAGATACCGGAGATGCTCAAGCAAGGGAAGGGAAGCATTGTCAACACCGCTTCCATTTCCGGGCTGACCGGTAGCGGCGGATCACCCTACGTCGCCAGCAAGCACGGCGTTATTGGATTAACGCGAAAGGCTACATTAGACTACGCGGATGAAAATATCCGAATCAATGCTGTCTGTCCGGGCGTTATTGATACCCCGATGGTACAGCGGGCTGGCGAGGCTGACCCCGAAATGATGGAACAAATAACAGCGGGTGTACCTGCTGGTCGGTTAGGTACCCCTGAGGAAATTGCCCAAGCGGTCGTTTGGCTCTGTTCGGATGACTCCTCGTTCGTGATGGGACATCCGCTGACTATTGATGGAGGACTCACAGTCCAATAA
- a CDS encoding DUF7522 family protein yields the protein MKEELSNEFVEGVVSICRTGIGDSLRSVIHFTPTDFEMLYLRSDLYENDREQARKAKRSFVDNERLGFDSKETYRGLETDPDSEPDIGTYEFTIRVFSEGFISRVIVGDQGIILTTDGLDLASFETVAIALRVLLKEL from the coding sequence ATGAAAGAGGAGTTGTCAAATGAATTTGTGGAGGGTGTTGTTAGCATTTGTCGAACTGGTATCGGTGATTCACTCCGAAGTGTAATCCATTTCACGCCTACTGACTTCGAGATGCTCTATCTCCGGAGCGACCTCTACGAGAACGATAGAGAGCAGGCACGCAAGGCGAAACGATCATTTGTCGATAACGAACGTCTCGGGTTTGATTCCAAGGAGACGTATAGAGGGCTTGAAACGGACCCGGACAGCGAACCTGATATCGGCACGTACGAATTCACTATTCGCGTGTTCTCCGAGGGATTCATCAGCCGCGTCATCGTTGGCGACCAGGGCATCATTCTTACGACTGATGGACTTGATCTCGCCAGTTTTGAAACGGTCGCCATTGCCCTCCGTGTGCTACTCAAAGAGTTGTAG
- a CDS encoding calcium/sodium antiporter: MTVPETIVDLILLAIGAFGLWVGASQFVNGASRIARRFRVSELIVGLTIVAFGTSAPEFAVTLDAALVGKADISVGNVVGSNILNLGFVLGGAALMRALPISRDLLRRDNTVLFGATVLVFVLLWDLQVSRLEGSVLLAFLGGYIVVLVRSDSEYIAVEETPTTSFNWFDVIRLIVGIAVVVLGAHLLVLAAVNLARDVGVSEWVIGVTIVAAGTSMPEFATSVVAIRHGRAGMSAGNLVGSCVFNFLGVLGLASVIRPLSVASTAIESMWWLLGIVLIVSFLFRTRNELSRVEGGILVVLNAVNWVVDFLF, encoded by the coding sequence ATGACCGTCCCGGAAACGATTGTCGATCTCATACTTCTCGCCATCGGTGCCTTCGGACTATGGGTCGGTGCATCACAGTTCGTCAACGGAGCAAGTCGGATCGCTCGGCGATTCCGTGTCTCAGAACTCATCGTGGGGCTCACGATCGTCGCTTTCGGAACGTCCGCCCCCGAATTTGCCGTGACGCTCGACGCCGCGCTCGTCGGGAAGGCAGATATTTCCGTCGGCAACGTCGTCGGCTCCAACATTCTCAATCTCGGTTTCGTTCTTGGTGGAGCAGCCCTCATGCGCGCACTTCCGATTTCGAGGGATCTTCTGCGACGTGATAATACCGTGCTCTTCGGAGCAACTGTGTTGGTTTTTGTACTATTGTGGGACCTACAGGTCTCTCGTCTCGAAGGGAGCGTGTTGCTCGCATTTTTGGGCGGATATATTGTCGTATTAGTTCGAAGCGACAGCGAATATATCGCAGTCGAGGAAACACCTACGACTTCATTCAATTGGTTCGATGTTATTCGACTGATCGTCGGGATCGCAGTCGTAGTTCTTGGAGCCCACTTGCTCGTTCTCGCGGCAGTAAACCTTGCGCGGGATGTCGGGGTTTCCGAATGGGTAATCGGTGTAACGATCGTTGCTGCTGGCACGTCAATGCCGGAGTTCGCTACCTCAGTCGTTGCAATTCGACACGGGAGAGCCGGGATGTCGGCAGGAAATCTTGTTGGTAGTTGTGTCTTCAATTTCTTAGGTGTGCTAGGGTTGGCTTCTGTTATTCGACCACTTTCCGTTGCATCTACTGCGATTGAAAGTATGTGGTGGTTACTTGGGATCGTCCTCATTGTGAGTTTCTTGTTCAGAACTCGGAACGAACTCTCCCGAGTAGAGGGCGGCATTCTCGTCGTTTTGAATGCTGTAAATTGGGTTGTCGATTTCCTGTTTTGA
- a CDS encoding proton-conducting transporter transmembrane domain-containing protein: MNDVLVLVPPWVAYLLGAVVVLLASRRVGTVVAVALAALTVPWILAAPTGAGPTIAPLGFEQVPVRIDGLSRPVAALFGFVAALNVLYGYATEADVRQSAYSLVYMSAGVAVVLAGDWLTLLVAWELLAVSATILLWHHGGDAVRPAFRYAIYHLVGGAFLVGAIALHYATAGTFVDDGGFTEGLPTVLALAGVGVNLGFIGLHAWLPETYSRPHVTTTVVLAGFTTKVAVYALARLALDGNAVVAWLGAVMVFYGVTQAILQTDMRRLLSYHIISQLGYMIVALDIGTAAGLAGAFAHLTANVLYKGLLFMVAGAIIVRTGETSLKRLGGLAWEMPVVFGTFLIAALAITGVPGFSGFVSKGLVMKAVENAGADLLWWVLVLGSVGTALSFAKFGYYAFVRRAPEPLSVAPSRITLSTVLVVIALPSILFGILPEVFLGLFAGDADGFEPYAASELAKALVVAAAGVGAFALFRTRLARIQPVDVDRVLHPVAAAATTSTAALAVRVGSAATVAGEELTGRLGSLAGRDPEIAETTLHTALLALITTTAVALLVAALA; the protein is encoded by the coding sequence ATGAACGACGTGCTGGTGCTCGTCCCGCCATGGGTGGCGTACCTCCTCGGAGCCGTAGTCGTCCTGCTGGCGTCGCGCCGTGTCGGCACGGTGGTCGCAGTCGCACTCGCCGCACTGACGGTGCCGTGGATACTAGCCGCGCCGACCGGAGCGGGACCGACGATCGCTCCCCTAGGTTTCGAGCAAGTCCCAGTCCGCATCGACGGCCTCTCGCGTCCGGTCGCCGCACTCTTCGGGTTCGTCGCTGCGCTGAACGTTCTCTACGGGTACGCGACCGAAGCTGACGTCCGTCAGAGCGCCTACTCATTGGTGTACATGAGTGCAGGCGTCGCCGTGGTGCTCGCGGGAGACTGGCTGACGCTGCTCGTTGCGTGGGAACTACTCGCTGTGTCGGCGACGATACTCCTCTGGCACCACGGCGGCGACGCCGTCCGACCGGCGTTCCGCTACGCGATCTACCACCTTGTCGGCGGCGCGTTTCTCGTTGGGGCCATTGCACTTCACTACGCTACGGCGGGGACGTTCGTCGATGACGGCGGCTTCACGGAGGGACTCCCGACGGTGCTGGCGCTCGCGGGCGTCGGCGTCAATCTCGGATTCATCGGTCTCCATGCGTGGCTGCCCGAGACATACTCCAGACCACACGTCACCACGACCGTCGTGTTGGCTGGCTTCACTACGAAGGTCGCCGTCTATGCCCTCGCCCGACTCGCTCTCGACGGCAACGCGGTCGTCGCGTGGCTGGGCGCTGTGATGGTATTCTACGGCGTCACACAGGCGATACTCCAGACGGATATGCGCCGCCTGCTCTCGTATCACATCATCTCACAGCTCGGGTACATGATCGTCGCCCTCGATATCGGAACGGCCGCCGGACTCGCCGGCGCGTTCGCCCACCTGACGGCAAACGTCCTCTACAAGGGACTGCTGTTCATGGTGGCCGGGGCGATCATCGTCCGAACCGGCGAGACGTCGCTCAAACGACTCGGAGGGCTGGCCTGGGAGATGCCCGTCGTTTTCGGGACGTTCTTGATCGCCGCGCTCGCCATCACAGGGGTACCCGGGTTCTCAGGATTCGTCAGCAAGGGTCTCGTGATGAAGGCCGTCGAGAACGCCGGTGCGGATCTCCTCTGGTGGGTACTCGTTCTCGGGAGTGTCGGGACGGCACTCTCGTTTGCCAAGTTCGGCTACTACGCATTCGTGCGCCGTGCTCCCGAACCGCTGTCGGTTGCGCCGAGTCGAATAACGCTCTCGACCGTGCTCGTCGTCATTGCGCTCCCCTCGATACTGTTCGGTATACTCCCCGAGGTGTTTCTCGGCCTGTTTGCCGGCGACGCGGACGGGTTCGAGCCCTACGCTGCGAGCGAACTCGCAAAAGCGCTCGTTGTGGCGGCGGCCGGCGTCGGCGCATTCGCACTGTTCCGCACCCGGCTCGCTCGCATCCAGCCGGTCGACGTCGACCGGGTGTTACATCCGGTCGCTGCGGCAGCCACGACGTCGACTGCGGCGCTCGCCGTCCGTGTTGGTTCGGCAGCGACGGTTGCGGGCGAAGAACTGACCGGCCGTCTCGGGTCGCTCGCCGGACGCGATCCGGAGATCGCCGAAACGACGCTTCACACGGCGCTGCTCGCGCTGATCACGACGACGGCCGTTGCGCTCCTCGTCGCCGCGCTCGCGTGA